A region of Streptomyces paludis DNA encodes the following proteins:
- a CDS encoding flavodoxin family protein, with protein MSTHSPGSDGRSFLFVLGSARSDGNTEILARAAAERLPAGTGQRWVDLSRLPLPDFQDGRHETGDWPLVANERTLREATLAATDIVLVSPLYWYTVSAQTKRYLDYWSGWLTEPGSDFKERMAGRTLWGVTVMADRDEAVADGLLTTLGFSAAYLRMRFGGVLFGNGSRPGQIRDDERAAESARTFFARETPLARFPYEKEVAGRR; from the coding sequence ATGAGCACACATTCCCCCGGCTCGGACGGCCGATCCTTCCTCTTCGTCCTGGGCAGCGCCCGCTCCGACGGCAACACCGAGATCCTCGCGCGCGCCGCCGCCGAGCGGCTGCCCGCCGGTACCGGGCAGCGCTGGGTGGACCTCTCCCGGCTGCCGCTGCCCGACTTCCAGGACGGCCGGCACGAGACCGGCGACTGGCCGCTCGTGGCGAACGAGCGGACGCTGCGGGAGGCGACCCTCGCCGCCACCGACATCGTCCTCGTCTCGCCCCTGTACTGGTACACCGTCTCCGCGCAGACCAAGCGCTACCTCGACTACTGGTCGGGCTGGCTGACGGAGCCCGGCTCGGACTTCAAGGAGCGGATGGCGGGCCGGACCCTGTGGGGTGTGACGGTCATGGCGGACCGCGACGAGGCCGTCGCCGACGGGCTGCTCACGACCCTCGGCTTCTCCGCCGCGTATCTGCGGATGCGCTTCGGCGGGGTGCTGTTCGGCAACGGCTCCCGGCCCGGTCAGATACGGGACGACGAGCGGGCGGCGGAGAGCGCCCGGACGTTCTTCGCGCGGGAGACACCGCTCGCCCGGTTCCCGTACGAGAAGGAGGTCGCCGGGCGGCGGTGA
- a CDS encoding MerR family transcriptional regulator, producing the protein MLIGELSRRTGVSRRMLRYYEKQGLLVAVRGSNGYRAYHEGSVTTVRQVRALLAAGLSTEVIRTVLPCARGERPGFDWCADLRDVLDRELAATDERIDALRRGRDTLAGFLSEA; encoded by the coding sequence GTGCTGATCGGAGAGCTGTCCCGGCGCACCGGCGTCAGCCGGCGGATGCTGCGCTACTACGAGAAGCAGGGGCTGCTCGTCGCCGTCCGCGGCTCGAACGGCTACCGCGCGTACCACGAGGGCTCCGTCACCACCGTCCGCCAGGTCCGCGCGCTGCTGGCCGCGGGGCTGTCCACCGAGGTCATCCGTACGGTGCTGCCGTGCGCCCGGGGCGAGCGGCCCGGCTTCGACTGGTGCGCCGACCTGCGGGACGTGCTGGACCGCGAGCTGGCGGCGACGGACGAGCGCATCGACGCGCTGCGGCGCGGGCGCGACACGCTGGCCGGGTTTCTGTCCGAGGCGTGA
- a CDS encoding methyltransferase, with protein MLVTARSFEEYRAMFALTDKDLALRVLDCPAGAAGFAAEAGARGTDVVAVDPQYGPNASRLGRLALHEIEHRHRYVTESATRYEWSWFGGPERYTRLRADSARAFAADIEAHPERYVEGALPQLTFPERSFDLVLSSHLLFSYGARLSEEFHLSALIELVRVARREVRIFPVVLHTSDRRYAGLDRLRTALDGLGVPSRLDRVDYVFQPGADETLVLDCAVHGPLPTARPGAEDHDPVRWRHLEGTDAAPPP; from the coding sequence ATGCTGGTCACGGCACGCTCCTTCGAGGAGTACCGGGCGATGTTCGCGCTCACGGACAAGGACCTCGCCCTGCGCGTCCTGGACTGCCCGGCCGGAGCCGCGGGCTTCGCGGCCGAGGCCGGCGCCCGGGGCACGGATGTGGTCGCGGTCGATCCTCAATACGGCCCGAACGCAAGCCGGTTGGGGAGACTCGCGCTGCACGAGATCGAGCACCGGCACCGGTACGTGACGGAGAGCGCGACGCGTTACGAGTGGAGCTGGTTCGGCGGTCCCGAGCGGTACACACGGCTGCGGGCCGACTCCGCGCGCGCCTTCGCCGCCGATATCGAGGCCCACCCCGAGCGTTACGTCGAGGGCGCGCTGCCCCAACTTACCTTCCCCGAGCGCTCGTTCGACCTCGTCCTCAGCTCGCACCTCCTCTTCTCGTACGGGGCGCGGCTGAGCGAGGAGTTCCATCTCAGCGCGCTGATCGAGCTGGTCCGGGTGGCCCGGCGGGAGGTGCGGATCTTCCCGGTGGTGCTGCACACGAGCGACCGCCGGTACGCGGGTCTCGACCGGCTGCGCACCGCGCTCGACGGCCTGGGGGTGCCGTCGCGGCTCGACCGGGTCGATTACGTGTTCCAGCCGGGCGCCGACGAGACGCTCGTCCTCGACTGCGCCGTCCACGGCCCGCTGCCCACGGCCAGACCCGGCGCCGAGGACCACGACCCGGTGCGCTGGCGCCACCTCGAAGGGACGGACGCGGCGCCGCCCCCGTAA
- a CDS encoding SDR family oxidoreductase, which translates to MTADDGSARIGVVTGGGSGLGRAAALALLERGWSLALAGRRGKCLDETAELSGAGPDRVISVPTDISSPDEVAALFAAVRDHFGRLDLLFNNAGAAVPRRPVAEVPYEEWSRVMDTTVTGTFLCAQEAFRTMRDQSPQGGRIINNGAPSAHSPRPNAIAYTAAKHAVLGLTRSLSLDGRPYNIACGQLDVGNVAPVDGGPQPPAMQADGSMAVEATVPVARFTEALLLMASMPPDTNVQFLTVLPTTMPYIGRG; encoded by the coding sequence GTGACCGCCGACGACGGGAGCGCCCGGATCGGCGTTGTCACCGGCGGCGGCAGCGGCCTCGGACGGGCCGCCGCGCTGGCCCTGCTGGAGCGCGGCTGGTCGCTCGCGCTGGCCGGCCGGCGCGGTAAGTGCCTTGACGAGACGGCCGAGTTGTCGGGCGCGGGTCCGGACCGGGTGATCTCCGTACCCACCGACATCAGCAGCCCGGACGAGGTCGCGGCGCTCTTCGCGGCCGTACGCGACCACTTCGGCCGGCTGGACCTGCTGTTCAACAACGCGGGCGCGGCCGTCCCGCGCCGGCCGGTCGCGGAGGTGCCGTACGAGGAGTGGAGCCGGGTGATGGACACCACCGTCACGGGGACGTTCCTGTGCGCGCAGGAGGCGTTCCGCACCATGCGCGACCAGTCGCCGCAGGGCGGCCGGATCATCAACAACGGTGCTCCGTCCGCCCATTCACCCCGCCCCAACGCCATCGCGTACACCGCGGCCAAACACGCGGTCCTCGGTCTGACCAGGTCGCTGTCGCTCGACGGCCGCCCGTACAACATCGCGTGCGGGCAGCTCGACGTGGGCAATGTGGCCCCGGTGGACGGCGGTCCGCAGCCGCCCGCGATGCAGGCCGACGGCTCCATGGCGGTGGAGGCGACCGTCCCCGTGGCGCGCTTCACGGAGGCGCTGCTGCTGATGGCGTCGATGCCGCCGGACACCAATGTGCAGTTCCTGACGGTCCTGCCGACGACGATGCCGTACATCGGCCGGGGGTGA
- a CDS encoding TauD/TfdA family dioxygenase — translation MTETTPGATARDVGWTSEYLESAREVWSLPITDEDRRLLWTDALAERWGGGEAEKVYAAVRAFIGRSLDAVGFVNVRGLLSPAASDADLSTALSFLLAEVAGPVPQNAQGDLWTVLRDRDGDGATELGFHCDTCDLLVLLCLQPAADGGGTTKLASARHVHDIIERERPDVLALLKEEWRYDRTGRAGQQILLTPILFTQDDGTVGCYYQTRTVRASADLDARHIDALDYLDAVLYRPEIAFGLPLAAGDLLMIRNSRVLHGRSPYVDTPGPEARRILRAWMDER, via the coding sequence ATGACCGAAACCACTCCCGGCGCCACGGCCCGCGATGTCGGCTGGACCAGCGAGTATCTGGAATCCGCCCGCGAGGTGTGGTCGCTGCCGATCACCGACGAGGACCGCCGGCTGCTGTGGACCGACGCCCTGGCCGAACGCTGGGGCGGGGGCGAGGCCGAGAAGGTGTACGCGGCCGTGCGCGCGTTCATCGGGCGGAGCCTGGACGCCGTCGGCTTCGTGAACGTCCGGGGTCTGCTCTCCCCGGCCGCGTCCGACGCCGATCTCAGCACCGCGCTCTCGTTCCTCCTGGCCGAGGTGGCCGGACCCGTACCGCAGAACGCCCAGGGCGACCTGTGGACCGTCCTGCGCGACCGCGACGGCGACGGAGCGACCGAGCTGGGCTTCCACTGCGACACCTGTGACCTGCTCGTCCTGCTCTGTCTCCAGCCGGCCGCGGACGGCGGCGGCACCACCAAGCTGGCCAGCGCCCGGCACGTCCACGACATCATCGAGCGGGAGCGGCCGGACGTACTCGCCCTGCTCAAGGAGGAGTGGCGGTACGACAGGACCGGCCGCGCCGGGCAGCAGATCCTCCTCACCCCGATCCTGTTCACGCAGGACGACGGGACGGTCGGCTGCTACTACCAGACCCGGACGGTACGGGCCTCCGCGGACCTCGACGCCCGCCATATCGACGCCCTGGACTACCTCGACGCGGTGCTCTACCGCCCGGAGATCGCCTTCGGGCTGCCGCTGGCCGCCGGGGATCTGCTGATGATCCGCAACAGCCGCGTGCTGCACGGCCGTTCACCGTACGTCGACACCCCGGGTCCGGAGGCCCGCCGGATCCTGCGCGCCTGGATGGACGAACGGTGA
- a CDS encoding aspartate aminotransferase family protein, translating into MTQLSPALTQATPVIATRGEGMYLYDADDRRYLDFTAGVGVTSTGHCHPRIVEAVQRQAGRLIHGQYTTVLHDQLLTLTDRLGEVLPAGLDSLFYLNSGSEAVEAALRLARQATGRPNVIVFDGSFHGRTMGAAAMSTAGIRFRAGIGPLMPGVAVAPFPYAFRLGMSEEAAVAHALRGLDHVLATVSAPAETAAMFVEPVLGEGGFVPAPPDFLAGLRERADRHGILLVADEIQAGFGRTGAFWAHQHAPGVVPDVLITAKGLASGFPLSAIAASTELMSRAWPGSQGGTYGGNAVACAAALATLDVIRDEGLVANAAVQGRLLADGLRKTAADRPAIADVRGSGLMAGSEFCRPDGSPDAATAQRAQRAAAGLGLLLLTCGTHGNVVRMLPALIVTEEQIGEALTLWAEAVATATNVPTDARED; encoded by the coding sequence ATGACCCAGCTCTCCCCGGCCCTCACACAGGCCACCCCCGTGATCGCCACCAGAGGCGAGGGGATGTATCTGTACGACGCCGACGACCGGCGCTATCTCGACTTCACCGCCGGGGTCGGTGTGACCAGCACCGGTCACTGCCACCCCCGGATCGTGGAGGCCGTACAGCGGCAGGCGGGCCGGCTGATCCACGGGCAGTACACGACCGTGCTGCACGACCAACTCCTCACGCTCACCGACCGCTTGGGTGAGGTGCTGCCCGCCGGACTGGACTCGCTCTTCTATCTGAACTCGGGCAGCGAGGCGGTGGAGGCGGCGCTGCGGCTCGCGCGGCAGGCCACCGGCCGGCCGAACGTGATCGTGTTCGACGGCTCCTTCCACGGGCGCACCATGGGCGCGGCGGCGATGAGCACGGCGGGCATCCGCTTCCGCGCCGGGATCGGGCCGCTGATGCCGGGGGTCGCGGTGGCGCCCTTCCCGTACGCCTTCCGGCTCGGGATGAGCGAGGAGGCGGCCGTCGCGCACGCGCTGCGCGGCCTCGACCATGTGCTGGCCACCGTCAGCGCGCCGGCCGAGACGGCCGCGATGTTCGTCGAACCGGTGCTGGGCGAGGGCGGGTTCGTGCCCGCGCCGCCCGACTTCCTGGCGGGGCTCCGGGAGCGCGCGGACCGGCACGGGATCCTGCTGGTGGCCGACGAGATCCAGGCGGGCTTCGGCCGGACGGGCGCGTTCTGGGCGCACCAGCACGCGCCCGGCGTCGTACCGGACGTGCTGATCACGGCGAAGGGCCTGGCCAGCGGCTTCCCGCTGTCCGCGATCGCCGCGTCCACGGAGCTGATGAGCCGCGCCTGGCCCGGTTCGCAGGGCGGTACGTACGGCGGCAACGCGGTGGCCTGCGCCGCCGCCCTCGCCACGCTCGACGTGATCCGCGACGAGGGCCTGGTGGCGAACGCCGCCGTACAGGGCCGGCTGCTGGCGGACGGTCTGCGCAAGACCGCCGCCGACCGCCCGGCCATCGCGGATGTCCGGGGGTCGGGCCTGATGGCGGGCAGCGAGTTCTGCCGGCCCGACGGCTCCCCCGACGCGGCGACCGCCCAGCGCGCCCAGCGCGCCGCCGCCGGTCTCGGCCTGCTGCTGCTCACCTGCGGGACGCACGGCAATGTCGTACGGATGCTGCCGGCGCTGATCGTGACGGAGGAGCAGATCGGTGAGGCGCTCACGCTGTGGGCCGAGGCCGTCGCCACCGCGACCAACGTACCCACCGATGCCCGAGAGGACTGA
- a CDS encoding AMP-binding protein: MTQPNLTLPDLLIRNALAHPGRPALGDGTRTLDHRALDTVTRRVAARLAALGTGRGDRVALLGARDARVCAALHGILRSGAAVVPVDPGWSPDDVRRRLDAVEVRRVLSTTPGMRAPAPYRTEFVDIDALAAGTGSGTGSGIGTADVRAALRAEPPKDVPAWAPDDLAYLSFTSGSSGEPKAVAVTHANAVHYAFALRDRLGFTDADAAPRVAHVTTLAADLGHTAWLLALATAGSVHVVTDDRTRDPEAFWASLYDAGVTVLKTTPSHLTALLAGRPPDGAALDTVILGGEALPRSLAASLLRDGVAARVANHYGPTETTVGAACFLASDLAQLPADEATVPIGTALGDVRLRLAPGAEEGELHIGGAGVSAGYFGRPSETAHRFVPYEGRREYRTGDVCRRRPDGDLVYVGRSDRQAKIRGFRVDPVEIEHLIEKFPGVRQCAVIVRATPSGSQLVAAVRLAEPSDEGEGEEAREETLAALRSYLRDRLPGHSVPQPLLALPDFPYGANGKLDRARLSDTVSGLIRSRARTAHHPPAAPPGSATAALALTIAQLWADALGLPLVDQHADVLELGGESILAMRTIAALRRLGHRVAFEDFYEHPTPALLAAAATASPHRLPRLPRPRSDTTAPGRLAPAQRWLFRQPLDAPRHWNQSVLLRCRVRVDAAALAAAARAVLHRHTALRRPLGPDGPGEIRPADDLDAVSHSRLPANGRGGALSEAIGALCTELHRSLDPAAGRLLRVHLFSGADSGHDDRLALIAHHLVIDGLSWRILLDDLAAAYRAALSGQPPALPPTADFYAWAAALPPTGTTNTTGATAHSAVAPRLPVDDAAGRTEPAALTWCLDEQATGRLVARHGRAQRLEAVLLAAYADATLAWSGQRRLGLEVETHGRATETEGDHHDHRDHGDDRDDRDDNSDTVGWFTAVKWLTLRTAEAEGAPRVSRADVEDLVRRAPQLPMDAEGPRPEAAFNFLGTFRLPDEPSLGWSVADEQAGAARCTDGDTLYRLRLTARIVDGRLVTDLVYAWPRLSHRTAERICAAFARAVAAAADVAVPPHARAVVSPSGQLLHRGTTEAARGGRYVVREPAPPVLLTGATGYLGRHLLAELLARGARVTCLVRGRSDAEAARRLTEAGTAAGTEAGAEAVVGDITREGLGLSPAGLARARTARVVVHAAADVRLVGSPAELERTNNAAVRRLLDWIDLHTPGARLHHISTLAVAGGVAGPVRRFSEADLRIGQSFRTPYEKAKFRAEETVRAWAASGRQAYIHRSGHIAAHSRTGEFQQNIADNRIYQTVRGYVLAGAAPSRPATTFAFSHVDTVAAGIAAIADCPYAAPGVYHVESPHTVAHDELVGWINGHGCPVRLTDDAAFAAALARAERHHPDMARLASAWAQLGDRNVVVDSAWTHTVLDRLGVRFAEPSARWWSAALSWATGVGFLPAAVTSPNGPAPQAGSQSGPQTGPQFAAPFPHPPLTPALRLRSVQEGSVQEGKP; the protein is encoded by the coding sequence ATGACGCAGCCGAACCTCACCCTGCCCGACCTGCTCATACGCAACGCCCTGGCCCATCCCGGCCGGCCCGCCCTCGGCGACGGCACCCGCACCCTCGACCACCGCGCGCTCGACACCGTGACCCGCCGTGTCGCGGCCCGCCTCGCCGCCCTGGGGACCGGCCGCGGCGACCGGGTGGCGCTGCTGGGCGCCCGGGACGCCCGGGTGTGCGCGGCGCTGCACGGCATCCTGCGCTCGGGAGCCGCCGTCGTACCGGTCGATCCCGGGTGGAGCCCCGACGACGTACGGCGGCGGCTGGACGCGGTCGAGGTGCGCCGGGTGCTCAGTACGACGCCGGGGATGCGCGCGCCCGCGCCGTACCGCACCGAGTTCGTCGACATCGACGCGCTCGCCGCCGGGACCGGGTCCGGGACCGGGTCCGGGATCGGGACCGCCGACGTACGCGCCGCCTTACGCGCCGAGCCGCCAAAGGACGTCCCGGCCTGGGCGCCCGACGACCTCGCGTATCTCTCCTTCACCTCCGGGTCGAGCGGGGAGCCGAAGGCCGTCGCGGTCACCCACGCCAACGCCGTCCACTACGCGTTCGCGCTGCGCGACCGGCTCGGCTTCACGGACGCCGATGCCGCGCCCCGCGTCGCCCACGTCACCACCCTCGCCGCGGACCTCGGCCACACCGCCTGGCTGCTCGCGCTGGCGACCGCCGGATCGGTGCATGTCGTCACCGACGACCGGACGCGCGACCCGGAGGCGTTCTGGGCCTCGCTGTACGACGCCGGGGTGACGGTGCTCAAGACCACCCCCTCGCACCTGACCGCGCTGCTCGCCGGCCGCCCGCCGGACGGCGCCGCCCTGGACACCGTCATCCTCGGCGGCGAGGCGCTGCCCCGCTCGCTCGCCGCGAGCCTGCTGCGGGACGGTGTCGCCGCGCGGGTCGCCAACCACTACGGACCGACCGAGACCACCGTCGGCGCGGCCTGCTTCCTCGCCTCCGACCTGGCCCAACTGCCCGCCGACGAGGCGACCGTACCCATCGGCACCGCCCTCGGTGACGTACGGCTGCGCCTGGCGCCCGGCGCCGAGGAGGGGGAACTCCACATCGGCGGCGCGGGCGTGAGCGCCGGGTACTTCGGCCGGCCGTCGGAGACCGCGCACCGGTTCGTCCCGTACGAGGGGCGGCGGGAGTACCGGACGGGCGATGTCTGCCGCCGCAGGCCGGACGGCGATCTCGTGTACGTCGGCCGGTCCGACCGCCAGGCCAAGATCCGGGGCTTCCGTGTCGACCCCGTCGAGATCGAGCACCTCATCGAGAAGTTCCCCGGCGTCCGCCAGTGCGCGGTGATCGTGCGCGCCACCCCCTCGGGCAGCCAACTGGTCGCCGCCGTAAGGCTGGCCGAACCAAGCGACGAGGGCGAGGGCGAAGAGGCCCGCGAAGAGACCCTGGCCGCCCTCCGCTCGTACCTCCGCGACCGGCTGCCCGGCCACTCCGTACCGCAGCCGCTCCTCGCGCTGCCGGACTTCCCGTACGGAGCGAACGGGAAGCTCGACCGCGCGCGCCTGAGCGACACGGTCTCCGGCCTGATCCGGTCCCGGGCGCGTACGGCGCACCACCCCCCGGCCGCCCCGCCCGGCAGCGCCACGGCCGCGCTCGCGCTCACCATCGCCCAGCTGTGGGCGGACGCGCTGGGCCTGCCGCTGGTGGATCAGCACGCCGATGTGCTGGAGCTGGGCGGCGAATCGATTCTCGCCATGCGCACCATCGCGGCGCTGCGCCGGCTCGGCCACCGCGTCGCGTTCGAGGACTTCTACGAGCACCCCACGCCCGCGCTGCTGGCAGCGGCGGCCACGGCGTCGCCGCACCGCCTCCCCCGCCTGCCGCGCCCGCGCTCGGACACCACCGCGCCGGGCCGGCTCGCCCCCGCGCAGCGCTGGCTGTTCCGGCAGCCCCTCGACGCGCCGCGGCACTGGAACCAGTCCGTCCTGCTGCGCTGCCGGGTCCGCGTGGATGCCGCGGCCCTGGCGGCGGCGGCCCGGGCCGTCCTGCACCGGCACACGGCGCTGCGCCGGCCGCTCGGCCCGGACGGTCCCGGGGAGATCCGGCCCGCGGACGACCTGGACGCGGTGAGCCACTCCCGGCTGCCCGCGAACGGCCGGGGAGGCGCCCTCTCCGAGGCGATCGGCGCGCTCTGCACCGAGCTGCACCGCAGTCTCGACCCGGCGGCCGGGCGGCTGCTGAGGGTGCATCTGTTCTCCGGCGCGGACAGCGGACACGACGACCGGCTCGCGCTGATCGCCCACCACCTCGTCATCGACGGCCTGTCGTGGCGCATCCTCCTCGACGACCTCGCCGCCGCCTACCGCGCCGCCCTGTCCGGGCAGCCGCCCGCCCTCCCGCCGACCGCCGACTTCTACGCGTGGGCCGCCGCCCTGCCCCCCACCGGCACCACCAACACCACCGGCGCCACCGCGCACTCGGCGGTCGCGCCCCGGCTCCCGGTGGACGACGCGGCCGGGCGTACGGAGCCGGCCGCGCTCACCTGGTGCCTCGACGAGCAAGCCACCGGCCGGCTCGTCGCCCGCCACGGCCGGGCCCAGCGCCTCGAAGCGGTGCTGCTCGCCGCGTACGCCGACGCCACGCTGGCCTGGAGCGGGCAGCGGCGCCTCGGGTTGGAGGTGGAGACCCACGGCCGCGCGACGGAAACGGAAGGCGACCACCACGACCACCGCGACCACGGCGACGACCGCGACGACCGCGACGACAACAGCGACACGGTGGGCTGGTTCACCGCCGTCAAATGGCTCACGCTCCGTACGGCGGAAGCGGAAGGCGCGCCACGCGTGTCCCGCGCCGACGTCGAGGATCTCGTACGCCGCGCACCCCAGCTGCCGATGGACGCCGAAGGGCCGCGCCCCGAGGCCGCGTTCAACTTCCTGGGCACGTTCCGGCTGCCCGACGAACCGTCCCTGGGCTGGTCGGTGGCGGACGAACAGGCCGGCGCGGCCCGCTGTACCGACGGCGACACGCTCTACCGGCTCCGCCTCACCGCCCGGATAGTCGACGGCAGGCTGGTCACCGACCTGGTGTACGCGTGGCCGCGGCTCTCCCACCGCACGGCGGAGCGGATCTGCGCCGCCTTCGCCCGCGCGGTGGCCGCCGCCGCGGACGTGGCGGTGCCCCCGCATGCCAGGGCGGTGGTCTCCCCCTCCGGCCAGCTGCTGCACCGGGGCACCACCGAGGCGGCCCGCGGCGGCCGGTACGTGGTGCGCGAGCCCGCGCCGCCCGTACTCCTGACCGGGGCGACCGGCTATCTCGGCCGCCATCTCCTCGCCGAACTGCTCGCGCGGGGCGCCCGGGTGACCTGTCTGGTGCGCGGGAGGAGCGACGCGGAGGCGGCCCGGCGCCTTACGGAGGCCGGTACGGCGGCCGGTACCGAAGCCGGTGCCGAAGCCGTCGTCGGTGACATCACCCGGGAGGGCCTCGGCCTCTCCCCCGCCGGTCTCGCCCGCGCCCGTACCGCCCGTGTCGTCGTGCACGCCGCCGCGGACGTCCGGCTCGTCGGCTCCCCCGCCGAGCTGGAGCGCACCAACAACGCCGCCGTACGACGGCTGCTCGACTGGATCGACCTCCACACCCCCGGCGCCCGGCTGCACCACATCTCCACGCTGGCCGTCGCGGGCGGTGTCGCCGGGCCCGTACGCCGGTTCAGCGAGGCGGACCTCCGTATCGGCCAGAGCTTCCGTACCCCGTACGAGAAGGCGAAGTTCAGGGCGGAGGAGACCGTACGCGCCTGGGCCGCCTCGGGGCGCCAGGCGTACATCCACCGCAGCGGGCACATCGCGGCGCACAGCCGGACCGGGGAGTTCCAGCAGAACATCGCGGACAACCGGATCTATCAGACCGTACGGGGCTATGTGCTGGCCGGCGCGGCACCGAGCCGGCCCGCGACGACGTTCGCGTTCTCCCACGTGGACACCGTGGCGGCCGGGATCGCGGCGATCGCGGACTGTCCGTACGCGGCGCCGGGCGTCTACCACGTCGAGTCGCCGCACACCGTCGCCCACGACGAGCTGGTGGGGTGGATCAACGGCCACGGCTGTCCCGTCCGGCTGACGGACGACGCCGCCTTCGCCGCGGCGCTGGCCCGCGCCGAGCGGCACCATCCGGACATGGCGCGGCTCGCGTCGGCCTGGGCCCAGCTCGGGGACCGCAACGTCGTGGTCGACAGCGCGTGGACCCATACGGTGCTCGACCGGCTCGGGGTGCGCTTCGCCGAGCCGAGCGCCCGGTGGTGGTCGGCCGCGCTGTCGTGGGCGACCGGTGTCGGCTTCCTCCCGGCGGCCGTCACCTCCCCCAACGGGCCCGCGCCACAGGCCGGTTCGCAGTCCGGTCCGCAGACCGGTCCGCAGTTCGCCGCGCCCTTCCCCCATCCACCCCTGACCCCGGCGCTCCGACTCCGCTCCGTACAAGAAGGCTCCGTACAAGAAGGGAAGCCATGA
- a CDS encoding DUF6309 family protein, producing the protein MVQIIGPVTFDEVLTAFRRDHPVARDHAANTNQDAENMLSLADRLFGGWSKARLSRAELRAVILPWHLSEGGARELVPRTGLTVGEAADLLRAHAAELSAANPLCTEKIARFRAAPFTSVYFSRGPVTHDDYADLRTGEGLVHLDGLHRLLAWELSGRLSARPAREDDGPIAYLAGVPDPNAAPGGRRP; encoded by the coding sequence TTGGTACAGATCATCGGTCCGGTCACCTTCGACGAGGTGCTCACCGCCTTCCGCCGGGACCATCCCGTGGCCCGCGACCACGCGGCCAACACCAACCAGGACGCGGAGAACATGCTCTCCCTGGCCGACCGGCTCTTCGGCGGCTGGTCGAAGGCGCGGCTCTCCCGCGCCGAGCTGCGCGCGGTGATACTGCCCTGGCACCTCAGCGAGGGCGGCGCGCGCGAGCTGGTACCGCGCACCGGGCTGACCGTCGGCGAGGCCGCCGACCTGCTGCGCGCGCACGCGGCGGAGCTGTCCGCGGCCAATCCGCTCTGTACGGAGAAGATCGCCCGGTTCCGTGCCGCCCCCTTCACCTCCGTCTACTTCAGCCGGGGTCCCGTGACGCACGACGACTACGCGGATCTCCGCACCGGCGAGGGCCTCGTCCACCTCGACGGCCTGCACCGGCTGCTCGCCTGGGAGCTGTCCGGGCGGCTGTCCGCGCGGCCGGCGCGGGAGGACGACGGGCCGATCGCGTACCTCGCCGGTGTTCCCGACCCGAATGCCGCACCCGGAGGCCGACGACCATGA
- a CDS encoding phytanoyl-CoA dioxygenase family protein — translation MSLSFEGNGTTSAQREQFADSGYIVLPGLIPESLRKRLTPEVDHWVDGGLRSRSIAACVDPEPGADLTPELDGPPPLMELEMPGHGELLTHEPLLRVIADLMDAPFVFHHLHSDRHGPGIPGKSWHHDREPNDMDDPKLLMVHALHYLGGLDGTIGSLVVVPGSHRESWGKSALAHLGSAELPGEVVIDALPPGSTVLVDSALLHARRPAPSPPGAAPRYFVDACYCRTGARWRPVKPYWRHMLATARALDLGGGRWPELFAERHFTPYSRQT, via the coding sequence ATGTCGCTCTCTTTCGAAGGCAACGGAACGACGTCCGCGCAGCGCGAGCAATTCGCGGACTCGGGCTACATCGTCTTACCGGGGCTCATTCCCGAGTCGTTGCGGAAGCGACTCACCCCGGAAGTGGATCACTGGGTGGACGGCGGGCTGCGCTCCCGTTCCATAGCCGCCTGCGTCGACCCGGAGCCCGGGGCGGACCTCACCCCCGAACTCGACGGGCCCCCGCCGCTCATGGAGCTGGAGATGCCCGGGCACGGCGAACTCCTCACCCACGAGCCGCTGTTGCGGGTGATCGCGGACCTCATGGACGCGCCGTTCGTCTTCCACCATCTGCACAGCGACCGGCACGGCCCCGGGATCCCCGGCAAGTCCTGGCACCACGACCGCGAGCCGAACGACATGGACGATCCGAAGCTGCTGATGGTGCACGCGCTGCACTACCTCGGGGGCCTCGACGGCACGATCGGCAGCCTCGTCGTGGTGCCCGGCTCCCACCGGGAGTCCTGGGGCAAGTCCGCGCTCGCCCACCTCGGCAGCGCCGAACTGCCCGGCGAGGTGGTGATCGACGCGCTGCCGCCCGGGTCGACCGTCCTCGTCGACTCCGCGCTGCTGCACGCCCGCAGGCCCGCGCCGAGCCCGCCCGGCGCCGCGCCGCGCTACTTCGTCGACGCGTGCTACTGCCGGACCGGGGCGCGCTGGCGGCCCGTGAAGCCGTACTGGCGGCACATGCTCGCCACGGCCCGGGCCCTCGACCTCGGCGGCGGGCGGTGGCCGGAGCTGTTCGCGGAGCGCCACTTCACCCCGTACAGCCGACAGACGTGA